From the genome of Streptacidiphilus rugosus AM-16, one region includes:
- a CDS encoding TetR/AcrR family transcriptional regulator: MEAQVAEQASKRRVALTRESILEAALRLSSPEGGGQLTFSRLGKELGADPTAVYRHFRDKDELVLALTDLVIHEGIELARAALPDGPSEDWRAWLTVTADSVRTAYLARPALAVLAAARTTASPAETGSVEEVIAVLHRAGLPVLEAAECYRQLLDLTLAMTQYSAAFTALGPAIHAKDEAAWAVKYGMLPEEDFPLLHQSAQRLTELYRDDTEVFRMTLATFLDGLSVRIDRAHAAEASARQA, from the coding sequence GTGGAGGCCCAAGTGGCGGAGCAGGCGTCGAAGCGACGCGTCGCGCTCACCCGGGAGTCGATCCTTGAGGCCGCGCTGCGGCTCAGTTCGCCGGAGGGCGGCGGCCAGCTCACCTTCAGCCGCCTCGGCAAGGAGCTGGGCGCGGACCCGACGGCGGTCTACCGGCACTTCCGCGACAAGGACGAACTCGTGCTCGCGCTCACGGATCTGGTGATCCACGAGGGCATCGAACTCGCCCGCGCGGCACTGCCGGACGGCCCCTCGGAGGACTGGCGCGCCTGGCTCACCGTCACCGCGGACAGCGTCCGCACCGCGTACCTGGCCCGCCCGGCCCTGGCCGTCCTCGCCGCCGCGCGCACCACCGCGAGCCCCGCGGAGACCGGCAGCGTCGAGGAGGTCATCGCGGTGCTCCACCGAGCCGGCCTGCCGGTCCTTGAGGCGGCCGAGTGCTACCGCCAACTCTTGGACCTCACGCTGGCGATGACGCAGTACTCCGCCGCGTTCACGGCACTGGGCCCGGCGATCCACGCCAAGGACGAGGCGGCCTGGGCGGTCAAGTACGGCATGCTCCCGGAAGAGGACTTCCCCCTGCTTCACCAGAGCGCGCAGCGGCTGACCGAGCTCTACCGGGACGACACCGAGGTCTTCCGGATGACACTCGCGACCTTCCTCGACGGCCTCTCCGTCCGCATCGACCGCGCGCACGCGGCGGAAGCCTCCGCGCGACAGGCCTGA